A genomic region of Sander vitreus isolate 19-12246 chromosome 11, sanVit1, whole genome shotgun sequence contains the following coding sequences:
- the LOC144525863 gene encoding trace amine-associated receptor 9-like encodes MEDEDRAELCFPQFPNTSCRKPMSPWPETVTIVFYSISLITVALNLVIIISISHFRQLHTPTNILLLSLAVSDFLVGLVLIPAEILRKTSCWFLGDYVCSVYALLSTNIPFSSVWIIVLISVDRYVAICDPLHYTTKVTRRRVKLCVCLCWLCSLFYSFLYIKDFPTQPGRAHSCNGECVFFCDPILLINDLVLSFFVPLTVIVALYLRVFAVAVSQARAMRSHITAVTLQHSVTPKAKKSELKAARNLGVLVVVFLMCLCPYYSFAIAGGTFLPPSFASFIVPMYYFNSSLNPVIYAFLYPWFRKAVKLIVTLQILQPGSCEINML; translated from the exons ATGGAGGATGAGGACAGAGCCGAGCTCTGCTTTCCACAGTTCCCTAACACCTCCTGCAGGAAGCCCATGTCTCCTTGGCCCGAAACAGTTACCATTGTGTTCTACTCCATCTCTCTGATCACTGTGGCTCTCAACCTGGTTATCATCATCTCTATCTCCCACTTCAG GCAGCTCCACACACCCAccaacatcctcctcctctctctggctgtctcaGACTTTCTAGTGGGCCTCGTGCTGATACCCGCAGAAATACTCCGAAAAACATCCTGCTGGTTTCTTGGTGACTATGTGTGTTCTGTGTATGCTCTTCTTTCAACTAACATTCCCTTCTCATCAGTATGGATCATAGTGCTCATATCAGTTGACCGTTATGTGGCTATTTGTGACCCTCTGCATTACACCACTAAAGTCACCAGGAGAAGAGTTAaactctgtgtttgtctgtgttggcTCTGTTCCCTTTTCTACAGCTTTCTTTATATCAAGGATTTCCCGACTCAACCAGGGAGGGCTCATTCCTGCAACGgagaatgtgtgtttttctgtgatcCTATCTTATTGATTAATGATCTTGTATTGTCCTTTTTTGTTCCTTTGACTGTCATCGTAGCTCTCTATCTGAGAGTATTTGCCGTGGCTGTGTCTCAGGCTCGTGCCATGCGCTCTCACATTACAGCTGTCACACTCCAGCATTCAGTGACTCCAAAGGCAAAGAAATCAGAGCTGAAAGCAGCCAGGAATCTTGGTGTTCTTGTAGTTGTGTTTCTAATGTGTCTCTGCCCATATTACAGTTTTGCTATTGCAGGTGGTACATTTCTCCCCCCTTCATTTGCATCCTTTATTGTTCCAATGTATTACTTTAACTCTTCTTTAAACCCTGTGATCTATGCCTTCTTGTACCCCTGGTTTAGAAAAGCAGTTAAACTCATTGTTACTCTTCAGATACTGCAGCCTGGCTCCTGTGAGATCAACATGCTGTAG